From the Debaryomyces hansenii CBS767 chromosome F complete sequence genome, the window ACTGATCCCTGACGATAGCTTTCAGTCAAGCCTGCACTCCTCCCTATTTTATCGTCTCCTTGTTCATTATACGCTGAATGTGAACCGTGTCTTATATTCGAATGCTGATTTGGTGAATATTTGTTAAAAAGAGCTGACGTAGACGGCGATTTTGGTACGCTTACATTAGCCCTCTCATTTGGCGCATCCGGCTTATTGATTGGTATCAGCAGTGTAGGCAAGAGTGGGTCTCGTTCACCTGATTCGTTACTAAAGTTAGACTTAGACATACTCATTTGAATGCTCTACCTTCTTTGCTTAGcatatatattttcttatcttGAAATCTCGATGTTTGCACTCTTTCTCAATATCGATGTTGCCCATATCCCGTTTACCGAACAATTTCTAACAATATCCTACATTTATATACAAGTTCTAGATACATAGTGTCTTCGATATACTCTATACCAATTCTGGGCTTCCCAAGGTTTACAACGGCAGTAGAATTTGCTAATTGGCACTTGGGTGTTTGGGTGCAAACTGAGTACGGAGTTTTGATCGAAGAGACATATTTTTCGAATACGTCTAATATTCCTACTTTCAAAACTAATTGGCATAGATTGTCGATATGGTCACTCCTGTGTTTGTATCAGGCTTTCAAATGTCAAGTTTACGAATATAAGAACTGAAGTATTCCAAGTAACCCTAAGAGTCAGATTATCTCTCTATTATTACCCGGAGTTGGAAATTCGACCATaattagaaaaaaaattttcatttctatattcttcttgtacCTAAACTCTACtataatgatttgaagTATTGGTATGTTTCAACCTTTCGAGAACTTATACAATTACAAcatatttctattatcaTGATTAAACCCAATGATATAACAAATGACTGAGGATGCATATGCAAgacaaaaataaatttaggAATTCTTCGTTTATGATTTATACTTAGAAATGTTGTACTAGTATGAGGCGGTGAAAGAGAAATAACGTTCTAACACAATTCAGTATGTCTGGCTTTAAATAAAGGAATACAACATTTTATATGATGATTGTTACACAACATTCAATCCGGTGAACCCTGAGCCATGGATAAAACATGCATCACCATCTGACCTTAAAAGGTTGAAAATTCCTTGTAATTGCATTGGTTTGCACTAATACTAACTGGTTTAGGAATAAAGTGTAAGTACATGATTTTTGATACGtgcaattatatatttttatgaTGATAAACTTTACTTTTCAGTTCTGCTTCTGAACCAAAAATACCTGAAGATAACCCTTACCAAAGCTCAAATATCTgacataaaatataaattgcccaattttaatttgttgCAAATGAACAAGTACTAACTTTCTAGATCTATACATTTATTGTACTATATATACTTAATATACTTCAGAActcaatttttgttttgtaGAGCCTTAGATAGTGAAAATAACAATCTTCCCATCGATACCCGAGGTACTGATTTGGTTGTTACTGTATGTCTTGATACTTGCGATAGTATTCTGGTGGATGGTACTTAAAACTTTACCGGCACCTTTTGCACTAGGCTTGTTAACTCTACCTTTCAAGTCTAATTGCTTAAACATGTTAAGTGCATCATGAGATGaaatctcttcttcttcgtccTCTGGGACGGTTGTGTCCTTGATTAAATCCTTCTGTTTTTCAACCTTGAAAGCCTCTTTCCATCCACTTTCATTTCCTTCAAAAGCAATCAAGTTACAGTTGTGGCCACCTACAAGAATTCTGTTTTCGCTTGAGAAGACCAATGACTTGAATGGTAAATAGTTCGTCTTGACATTAAGAATAGCTCTAGGTGGTAAACCTTCACCTTCTGGATACACAACTGTAAGAGACGAGTCATGAGAAACAAAAGCTAAAGAATTACCAGAAGGATCAAACGAAACATCATGAATCCAGGCACCAGTTTCATTGATAAAATCACCACATAACGTTTGGAATGGCAATTTCGAACCCCAAACTGAAGGTTCGGGTTTTTCATCTAATCCCTTAATATAAGTGGAAAATACTCTCGTATGTCCATCAGTTGAACCACTGGCCAACAAGATGTTATTTGGGTGCCAGTCCAAGCTGGTGATCGTAGATTTCAATGGCTTTTTCAAGTGCTTGGATACCCACCAATCATTTTCCGGCTCGTAGTAACAGACAGCGATAATTCTATCGGATGATCCAACTGCAAACTTGTTACCTAAAGGAGACCATCTACAAACAGTAGCTGCCCTGCTTATACGTAATAAAACTAACGTAGGCTTGTATTCCTGCTCGGCTTGATCATATTTCCAGACCAACGCATTTCTGTCCTGAGAGCAGGTCAAAATTTTGGATCCATCTGGAGAAATATCCACAGAAGTGACTGTCTTATCGTGACCCTTCAATGTAGTGATTAATTTTGGCTTGCTTGATGAATTGGACGATGTTTGGTAGATCTCGACAGTATTCAGCTTGGTAATTGCCAATATTTGACGATCTGGAGAAAAGACATGGTCCTTAATCGATTCGTGTCCTAATTGGTAAACTATTGGTGAtgacattttcaattacaGGAGTCAACTCTACTGGAATTATTCGGagtattcaattgaataaagaatGATAATTATGAACAAAAAAGCCCCTTATGATCAATTTGAGGTTACGAATTTCTACGCACGACATCGACTTGCCTATAATACAATTTTAGTAtttaaaacaaaataatgttaataacacattatatataagtatatataattaagaaaaggaaaaggGAAATCACATCAAATACGTAGAGTAGTgatttataaataattaaaaaaattcaaccaTTGTACAAACTCATGAATCTAAAGATGAAGTAATCACGAAGAACATCATTATCGACTTCTACTTGAGGGATATAATAGTACCATACGGCTCAATCAAATCCTTTCGTATTGCTTATACAATTTAAATCTTATCGTATTGCTTAGCATCTAcgaatttcttgattttaGACCAGTAGTGGAGAACTTTTTCGTTCTCAGTAGAAGAAGTAACCTTACCATCGACACGCGTGACAATAGATCTAAATAAGTTACCAGTTTCCTTATTGTATAAGATTCTTAACCAGtaaaaaaataagaagGCACTCAATTGGTATCCGGAGGTATTTCTAAAGAATAAAGTTCTGAGAAGCAAGTAAACTATCAAAAGCAACTCGTCATACGCTATTAAGGACGCAAGCTGAGCCAGGTGCTTTGATACGGCTTCGATATTCTTGTGCGCAGACAATTGTAACGTCGAAATCAAAAAGTATGGgataatcttgaaaatcGACTTAAACGTAAAACACCAGATGATAGCCAATATCAAGTACTGGAAATTCTGTTGCGCAATCAACGTGGGAAATGGAGGCAAGTTCTTGATCCCAAACTTATGTGAAAATGTAGCGGTCAATGCAACCATTGATCCTAACAACGATAATCTGTAGCAAATCGAATTGATGTACCATTTGTTTGGCAAGAGGAAAATCtggaaaaaaaaagtaatCACCCCGAAAACAATCGTGCTTATGTGTCCAGCTGCCCATGCCTTGTACTTTAACTGATTTGACCCTACTTGTTTTCTAACaagcttcttcttcttgtgtTCTGGGGCCACGGTTGTGTTGGTGATTGGCGTGGCCTTGGATGCAGCGTCTGATTTAGCAGCCTCTTGCTCGACCATTTGATTGTTACCATTGGGTACTGTAGACATAGTAGATATCGATTGGCTTGTTATTTCGCTATCGTTAATACGTATCTTTTGTATTCCACCTAATAATTCGTCGTTGTTCTTTCAATTGCTACCATTCTggattgaaatttattgTTTAAAGGCTTGTTTGTTTTACGTAAGCATACACGAACTTTTATATAATCGGgatataaaattcaatacaATATCAACAAACCAACTTCTTCAGCTGGAGCCACTAGTAGTATGGCTCGTAAGGATATATATGCTACCGACTACACCAAGTCAATGTTGCTTTCGCCGATAGAGGCACAAATTCTTTCGCAGTACCAACTTTTGGCCGTGCAATTGAACACATTATCAAGTGAGGTCAAACAGCTAAACTCCACCACAAATCAAAATAGCCGCCCGTCGGGCAAGAGTTCGTCATCGGAGGATGGGGTTGAAGCTACAAATAGCGGATCTGCGGATAAATTATTGGATAATTTGAGAAATTTGGAAATGAAAATCGGGCTTGTGTATACGCTCTTCAAGGGAGCGGTGTACTCATTATTTTTGCAGTACGAAGAAGACCAGAACTTAAAAAATGACGAAGAGCAGAGGCGCAATGACGATTCGGACGAGGAGCCTCAAAACCACCATGAAATCGACGCGATAGAAGGAGAAAACAACGATGACATGGGCGATCGTATGGAACTGCAGGAAAATCACGGTCATTGATGCCCACACAAGCTCATCCAGACACAACGATATCGACGTATTCAACATGTCTACAAAGAAACAACAATATCCTCAGAGAAACGACTAGCTGCGTACCATATTTTGGTCCAGAATTTAGTTCGCAGCCAGTGCTAACTCGACGCCAAATCTCGTAGATTCAGGCAAATTAAACAGCACATACCTCTGTCGCTGGAACCGTCTACCTAACGAGGTTATCTTCAGCAGACCATGGTTCGTATGGGAGTATTCCTGATGAGTATTCCTGATGCCAATGgaatttttgcaattctGCGCTTTGTCCTAGTAAACATGCAAAATGGTATCAATTTTCATCATAACCTTTAGCATTGACTCTTAATATCACCATACAATATTCTGTTACAGATATTCTCTTGTATCGTATTTGCTATATAGTATTCAGTATATATGGtgttaatgaattgatgATGTATGGAGTCAAATTTCGCGAGATGAGTACCCGAGTCATGCTGTAATAATTTCCGATATGACTTTAAATGAGCTAATCGAGATGgatttttcatttatctTCTCTAGGTTTTCAGATTTAAATTGATTCTATCAACACTAAGAAACACAATGTCAGCTAACGATAAATACTCCACTCCATTATCTTCAAGATATGCGTCGGATGAGATGTCCAAAATCTTTTCGTTGAGGAACAGATTCTCAACCTGGAGAAAGTTATGGCTCAATTTAGCTATCGCTGAGAAGGAAGTCGGATTAGACATGATTTCAGACAAGGCTATTGAGCAAATGAAGGCACACTTGGAAATcactgatgaagaaattgaagctGCTTCCAAGGAAGAGGCAATCGTTAGACACGACGTTATGGCCCACGTTCACGTTTTTGGTAAAACTTGTCCAGATGCTGCTGGGATTATCCATCTAGGTGCTACCTCATGTTTCGTTACAGACAATGCCGatttgattttcttgagGGATGCCTACGACGTTTTGATTCCAAAATTGGTCAATGTCATTAACAGATTATCTGAATTTGCATTAAAGTATAAGGATTTGCCAGTTTTAGGATGGACTCACTTCCAGCCTGCTCAATTGACAACTGTTGGTAAGAGAGCTACATTGTGGATTCAAGAGTTGTTATGGGATTTGAGAAACATGGAAAGAGCTAGAAATGATCTCGGGTTGAGAGGAGTTAAAGGTACCACAGGTACACAAGCTTCATTCTTGTCTTTGTTCCACGGTAACCACGACCAAGTTGAACAATTAGATGAAAGagttgttgaattattaggATTCGACCATGTTTATCCAGTTACTGGTCAAACTTATTctagaaaaattgatattgatgtttTATCCCCATTAGCGTCCTTGGGTGCTACTGCGCACAAATTTGCTACTGATATCAGATTATTAGCTAACTTGAAGGAAGTTGAAGAACCATTTGAGAAGTCCCAAATTGGGTCTTCTGCTATGGCTTACAAGAGAAACCCAATGAGATGTGAAAGAGTCTGCTCTTTAGCAAGACACATGGGTggtttattaaatgatgcCATTCAGACCGCCTCCGTTCAATGGTTTGAAAGAACATTAGATGATTCAGCCATTAGAAGAATCTCCCTTCCATCAGCGTTTTTAACTGCTGACATTTTATTATCCACCATGAATAACATTTCCTCTGGATTAGTCGTCTATCCAAAGGTCATTGAAAGAAGGATCAATTCCGAATTACCATTCATGGCTActgaaaatatcattatgGCCATGGTTGAAAAGGGTGAATCTAGACAAGAATGTCACGAAGAAATCAGAGTCTTGTCCCACCAAGCCAGTGCTGTCGTTAAGCAAGAAGGTGGTGATAATGACTTAATCCAAAGGGTCAGAGCCACTGAATATTTCAAGCCTATCTGGAACGAGTTAGATACTTTGTTAGACCCTTCCACTTTCGTTGGTAGAGCTCCTCAACAGACTGAAAAGTTTATTAATAAGGACGTTGCGAATGCTTTAAAAAATTACAAGCATTTGGTTAACGATGAATCAGTTTCCTTGAACGTTTAATACTTTAGctttataaaattatattatatataaatttgatcaaCTGTGCAATTGGGTATTGTAGAAACATTACGttagaaaaattttatGTACTAGAATGTTGAGTATTATTACTCCAACTCCTAGCACAAAATTAAAGTGTATAGATTAAAGCAACACATATATAGCAAATGTGTGAATCAACCACTTCCATAGTCGTCTAATGCCCTGTGAGATATCATGAATAGCCAAATTTTAGAATATTCGAAGGAATTCATTTGAATGGTATTTAAAAAATGGGCCAACTAGCATTTTAGAACATGATGTTAATGAGATATCATCATATGTATAATTAAAACACGTATTGTACCTGTAATCATTCTATTATGATAGAATGACTTTGGTACGTTCTTACATCCAGTTCAGAATGCAATAAGCTCTATACCTGTGAATAAGAAAAAGCCTTTTCAGTATTCATGCGTTATAGTCTGTAACTTAGTTTTAAGAAAGCTTATTGCCTAATAATATATCCAAATGGTTCATTGGAAGCCACTAGGGAGATCGATTTATAGTAATAAATTAGTAGCAGTTTGTTTGCTGTGGGAGGCAAAATGCAATATTAATCAGGCATAGTTCATGACACTGGTACAAACAAAATGCTCACAGGAATTCTGGTactatttcatttattattgaaacatTCGAAGATGATAGTCTAAAATAGATGAAAGTCTAAAATAGAAGCTGGTCTAAGATAGAAGCTAGCACTGTCATTTCAGAACTGGCTATGAAAAAATGCTAGAGATATTCAAACCCAAAgatcaaaataaatcatgGACGCTTCAATTAGAATCGATCATGGtcatttcaatatcagGATTTTCTTGTATGTCTTTATCACTATTGGATTCCTTTTCATTGTGTTCCTCATCTAACTTGGTCAAGGATAGTAAATTTTTATACAGACCTAAAATATGGTCGAACTTGAAAGTGCAGAAAATGCTTCTGATGGAAGGCGACTGATCAACATCTATGACCCCATTTATGAGATCTCTTTCAAACATACGTTCGTCGACATAAAGCGAGCTGTCTTGAATCTTTGGAATCAAAAAGATTTTCATGTCGGATTTGTACCGGGGTCTTGCAACgatttttttgatgaataaGCTATTTGGTATATCATTAGGCTTGCCAATGCTGTGGACCATGTCTTCCAAGAAGTCCTCGTCATCTATTAAGGAGTAGTCTCCCGGCCTAGCAGTTTCGAGCTTTAATATCACCGAACCTTCGTCGTCGTTAGAAGTGGAACGGGTCACTCTTACCAAAGTATAATCGCTGATACCAAATAGCGAACTGACGGCTGTATCCAAGGAATTGAACGTAGGTAAATGAGTGGGCTCCTCACTGATACCCCCATCCTTCTTTCTGCCAAATGTCAGTAATACCTTGTGTGAATAACCGGCCAAATTGACAAGGTTGTTGTCAATCAACTTCAAGGGCTTCGACGTCATGTTTCGATTTATTATCGCCCCATCTGACGTCACTGTTTCCATTTTCTTGGAAATATCGTCGAAAACTGCGTGATGATCCTTTAATGCATATACATGTTTTCGATTAGTATGAGGGATGAGCGAGTTGTACAAAGAAAAGATCGACGGAGACATAGTAAGCTTCACTCTCATGCCTGCCTCCAAGTACTTGATATGCAACTTAGATGTATTTACGCCCGACGTATTTTCTGTCGAGACGCTTTTTCGAGTTGCCGATTTTCTTCGTATGGAAATTTGTACCAACTTTTTGTTCGCTAAGTACTTCTTGTCTATTTTGCTTTTGGGGATACTACGCCGTCCACGACTCGTCTCCAACCCCACCCCAAGACCATCTAAGCTGACAGAAGATCGAGCCAGCGAAGTGGTTCTTCTGTGGTTCGATGTAGACGAAGATGTGGTTTGTTCGTTTGATTCATCGCTCCCGTCACTATGATTCAATATGTCCGCTATCCCAGCCATAACAcacaaaatttattattatgcCTCTATAAGTTCTTACTCTATTGCTCTTTGTACAAATTCCTTTTCCTACAATTATGCCAAATCTAAATTTCATAATTCTGTATGTCTTAAAACTTAAAAGAATTACGACCTGATTGCCGGGTTCATGCACtctaaaattattttacaCATTTACGGAATTCCGGTTTTTGCATCACCTGCGTTTCTATGGCCATATAATAGGaatatttgttaaattaTGGAAAAAAAAGAAGTATATGAGGAGTGTATGTGGTGTGCCAAGCTATAATGTCTTTGTTTGGTTAACAATTTTTATGTAGGGAATTGCACTTATGTACGCGAACAAAGTCTAAACTTAAAACATAAAGTTTATTTAGTGAGTCAGCGAAATGTATCAATAGGGGTAACAAAGGATCATGTCACTGCCAGAGAAATAAACGACCGAGATAAAATAAACAATGAGACATTGAAATGAGCATATTTGAGTCTGAGAGATTCATTGGGTGGGTGGGTGGATATTCAACTACATGACGTCATGCAATTGCAAATAGAGGATAATGTATGGCACATTGGTAGGGTGACTGTATAAGTTGAGAAGACACGCCTTATCAGTTGTCAATTGAGGAGTTGGACATATTAACATGCGCTAAAGGCCGTAAGTTCTAGTATGCCGTGACCAATAGGCTAAATTGTAGGGTAATTTAAGTCCGGTACAGGGCGCGAACTGTACGACTGAACAGCACCTTAGCGGGCGACAGGGTGTGCAGGAAACGAAGGGTTAGTCGTAATAGACGAAAAATTGTAGCAGGACTGATTACTTGTGTCGTGTCACAAACAAATCTTCTTTATATCTTGAAGGTATGATGGCGGTGTAGGGATGTATCAAGCTTAAAGATTTCATCGGTACGTTATTGCTGTTGTTGGTGTTTTTCGTGCTGTCAATTTTACTGTTGTCATGTATATAGGGATTCTTACAGATGAATACATATGGATGCTTTTATATTAGTATTAAATATGGTGCTTAATAATAACGTAATCTTGAGACAAAGTTCTGCACTATTCTCGTTCTTGATGTATAAACTCAATTCAATGAGTGTACTTCCATAGTCCCTTCGATATCAAATGTCCCCCAATTCACATATCCATAGTTAACATGTTTCTTCGTCAGGTTCGTCATTTTTGACATTTCTAACAACCTCGTATCGAGTTGAGATCATGAAGAGGATATTATTAAACccaataatttaattagCATCAGGAGTTACAACTTATGCGCATCATgcattaataaatctttgatAGCTGTTTCTAACAAAAACTTATTCTGAAGATAGAACAGGGCATTGGTTTTCATCGAAAAGGTATAGGTAGATGCGAATGCCCTTTGATTTAGTAGAGGATGCGGTAGGCCTATCTTGTTTGGAGCAGCTAGTGCAACTGATGGAAATGGTATACAGATAAGTCCCTATTGAAATACTAAGTATTCAGGAAGCATACAATTGCGATGAGGATGGTGAGTTTATTTTAGTATTTGCGAGCAAACTCGGCACAGATAGATGAACATGCTACACTACCACCTGATACTAAGGTATCGTATTTATATCAAACTAAATGCATGTTAACCAATAATTATTTGGTACAATTACATTATCTATTTAAATTTGGAGTAGTTAAAAATTGGACCCTTGGTTGATATTCCTATCCCTCACACCTAATTCGCCATTCAAAAAGTCGTCGTTTCCACCCTTCTCATTTTTACGCCAGAAGGTCCACGACTTATTCTCCGGCTGGTTATTCCGTTTCTTCATGTAGAAGAACACAAAGGCCGCAATTGCCAATAGAATTGCACCACCGACCCCAACCACAACCCCGACTACAATCTTGTTGGTTTGCGATAACCCCGCAGAGTCAGTATCTTTGTTGTTAGAAGACGAAGATGTCGGAGTACTATTGGATTCGATCATCGACGTCTGCGTCACCACTACTGTCCTGCCATTGGCTACGGAATGAACGGTGTGTATCACTCCCTCACTATTAGATCCCGACACAGTTTGTCCGTCGGTTACACTGGAAGTTTTTTGGCTGCTAGTTTGTACTGAAGAGCTCTCCTGTGTTGTTTCCTGAGCCTCGCTACTAGACGATGCAACTTCCGACGATTGGGACAGCTCACTGAAGCTGGTCTGTGTTTCCGATGTTTCATTACCTTCCGTCTCACTACTACTAGCATCTGTCAGACTTGCCCTCAGGCTTGATGTTTGAGTAAAGCTGCTTATGGGGCCACTACTCGATCCCACACTGCTCGACAGTGACACCAGTGTTGAGCTTCCCGGATCTGACCACGAAAACGATTGTGAAGACGACATTCCAAATGACGTACTGCTGGATCCATATGAACTAGAAAATGGTATCGAACTAGATGTGCTATTACTACCAAagttattttcattttcatctcTGTCATCATCGTCCTCATCGGCCCTCTTCACTATTGGGTCATAATTAGACAGTACTCCCAAAAAGTTAACTAAACAGTAAATACTTATTATAGAAACAACAATAACTGTCGCCAACCTGATTCTACTGTTCATCGACATGTACCTGCTGTATTATATACCTGTAATACCCTTGTTGGTGTACTTTTTAGTATGTTTCAACTAATTATAGATCTATAAAAAccagaaaattttgaaattcctCCTCGGGCACGTGATTTTGGGCTGTGAGGACCAAGTCCACTCTAATAATAGGCAAAGCCCGTATCCTACGAACAATTACAATGCAATATGTGGTAGTATACAAAGAAGTTGGGGTATATAGGTGGTGGTATGGATGTATGAGGTCAGACATTGtcgaataataatttatattcgAAATCCATGGAATAATTGGGGTTATCAATAATCCGCTCTCGGAATTTTCTAGAATGTTCCGGGTTCCATAAGTAGTAATAATTTAAAGTACGTAAGGAACAATCGGCTGCAAAATCAAGATTCTGGAACCTTCTACTCTTTAAAGCACTATGTATTTAAATAGAAGTGTCAAGGACATCTGGGGGCAAAATAGTTTTTACAATCATCATACAGATAGATATTAACATAGCATACAAtgttttccaataatttcaaCGATCAGTTATATTACATTAGCCCAATGCAAGAAGAGGGTTGTCCATATGGAGTTAGGGACTTTTCGAGAGACCAACACAATGAATACTTGAGAGAGTATGAGTTGAGGAGAGCTCTTGAGCAGCAGGTGAGACAACGCCAATTGCAACAGCTTAGAGAGTA encodes:
- a CDS encoding DEHA2F13288p (weakly similar to uniprot|P53217 Saccharomyces cerevisiae YGR026W), which produces MSTVPNGNNQMVEQEAAKSDAASKATPITNTTVAPEHKKKKLVRKQVGSNQLKYKAWAAGHISTIVFGVITFFFQIFLLPNKWYINSICYRLSLLGSMVALTATFSHKFGIKNLPPFPTLIAQQNFQYLILAIIWCFTFKSIFKIIPYFLISTLQLSAHKNIEAVSKHSAQLASLIAYDELLLIVYLLLRTLFFRNTSGYQLSAFLFFYWLRILYNKETGNLFRSIVTRVDGKVTSSTENEKVLHYWSKIKKFVDAKQYDKI
- a CDS encoding DEHA2F13332p (highly similar to uniprot|Q05911 Saccharomyces cerevisiae YLR359W ADE13 Adenylosuccinate lyase), translating into MSANDKYSTPLSSRYASDEMSKIFSLRNRFSTWRKLWLNLAIAEKEVGLDMISDKAIEQMKAHLEITDEEIEAASKEEAIVRHDVMAHVHVFGKTCPDAAGIIHLGATSCFVTDNADLIFLRDAYDVLIPKLVNVINRLSEFALKYKDLPVLGWTHFQPAQLTTVGKRATLWIQELLWDLRNMERARNDLGLRGVKGTTGTQASFLSLFHGNHDQVEQLDERVVELLGFDHVYPVTGQTYSRKIDIDVLSPLASLGATAHKFATDIRLLANLKEVEEPFEKSQIGSSAMAYKRNPMRCERVCSLARHMGGLLNDAIQTASVQWFERTLDDSAIRRISLPSAFLTADILLSTMNNISSGLVVYPKVIERRINSELPFMATENIIMAMVEKGESRQECHEEIRVLSHQASAVVKQEGGDNDLIQRVRATEYFKPIWNELDTLLDPSTFVGRAPQQTEKFINKDVANALKNYKHLVNDESVSLNV
- a CDS encoding DEHA2F13376p (weakly similar to uniprot|P53214 Saccharomyces cerevisiae YGR023W MTL1), with amino-acid sequence MSMNSRIRLATVIVVSIISIYCLVNFLGVSSNYDPIVKRADEDDDDRDENENNFGSNSTSSSIPFSSSYGSSSTSFGMSSSQSFSWSDPGSSTSVSSSSSVGSSSGPISSFTQTSSSRASSTDASSSETEGNETSETQTSFSESSQSSEVASSSSEAQETTQESSSVQTSSQKTSSVTDGQTVSGSNSEGVIHTVHSVANGRTVVVTQTSMIESNSTPTSSSSNNKDTDSAGLSQTNKIVVGVVVGVGGAILLAIAAFVFFYMKKRNNQPENKSWTFWRKNEKGGNDDFLNGELGVRDRNINQGSNF
- a CDS encoding DEHA2F13266p (similar to uniprot|P38328 Saccharomyces cerevisiae YBR234C ARC40 Essential subunit of the ARP2/3 complex) — encoded protein: MSSPIVYQLGHESIKDHVFSPDRQILAITKSNTVEIYQTSSNSSSKPKLITTLKGHDKTVTSVDISPDGSKILTCSQDRNALVWKYDQAEQEYKPTLVLLRISRAATVCRWSPLGNKFAVGSSDRIIAVCYYEPENDWWVSKHLKKPLKSTITSLDWHPNNILLASGSTDGHTRVFSTYIKGLDEKPEPSVWGSKLPFQTLCGDFINETGAWIHDVSFDPSGNSLAFVSHDSSLTVVYPEGEGLPPRAILNVKTNYLPFKSLVFSSENRILVGGHNCNLIAFEGNESGWKEAFKVEKQKDLIKDTTVPEDEEEEISSHDALNMFKQLDLKGRVNKPSAKGAGKVLSTIHQNTIASIKTYSNNQISTSGIDGKIVIFTI
- a CDS encoding DEHA2F13354p (similar to Candida albicans IPF17190); protein product: MAGIADILNHSDGSDESNEQTTSSSTSNHRRTTSSARSSVSLDGLGVGLETSRGRRSIPKSKIDKKYLANKKLVQISIRRKSATRKSVSTENTSGVNTSKLHIKYLEAGMRVKLTMSPSIFSLYNSLIPHTNRKHVYALKDHHAVFDDISKKMETVTSDGAIINRNMTSKPLKLIDNNLVNLAGYSHKVLSTFGRKKDGGISEEPTHLPTFNSLDTAVSSLFGISDYTLVRVTRSTSNDDEGSVILKLETARPGDYSLIDDEDFLEDMVHSIGKPNDIPNSLFIKKIVARPRYKSDMKIFLIPKIQDSSLYVDERMFERDLINGVIDVDQSPSIRSIFCTFKFDHILGSYKNLLSLTKLDEEHNEKESNSDKDIQENPDIEMTMIDSN
- a CDS encoding DEHA2F13310p (weakly similar to uniprot|P69850 Saccharomyces cerevisiae YBR233W-A DAD3 Essential protein component of the DASH complex involved in spindle integrity and kinetochore function), coding for MARKDIYATDYTKSMLLSPIEAQILSQYQLLAVQLNTLSSEVKQLNSTTNQNSRPSGKSSSSEDGVEATNSGSADKLLDNLRNLEMKIGLVYTLFKGAVYSLFLQYEEDQNLKNDEEQRRNDDSDEEPQNHHEIDAIEGENNDDMGDRMESQENHGH